From Acidithiobacillus sp., the proteins below share one genomic window:
- the glcF gene encoding glycolate oxidase subunit GlcF: MQTRISPRFQDDPAIAEANAILRTCVHCGFCNATCPTYQIVGDELDGPRGRIYLTKEFLAGGPATKHSLQHLDRCLTCRACETTCPSGVRYARLAEIGREYMEAEIGRPALERLKRRALRAIVPYPERVRLLVQLGNIFKPLLPKALAEKVPALPQTLPTTAQPILPATRRVIALGGCVQSVVAPATEAALEQILATLGVAVDVPASAGCCGALSLHLNAHSEAHKYMRRNIDAWWPLIEAGSEAILVSASGCGSMVKDYGEALQHDPDYAEKAARISALARDPSEWLVGFMDEIPFIPEYRGTVAFHAPCTLQHAQRVRGVVEPLLQRAGYRLTAVHDPHICCGSAGAYAILQPELSRQLRGQKLDALQAEQPDCIATANIGCQMHLQGGTDVPVKHWLELVLTALDYSAHEPHVVP, from the coding sequence ATGCAAACGCGCATTTCTCCCCGTTTTCAGGATGACCCGGCGATTGCCGAAGCCAACGCCATCCTTCGCACCTGTGTGCACTGTGGCTTCTGTAACGCCACCTGCCCCACTTACCAGATTGTTGGTGACGAACTGGATGGCCCGCGCGGTCGTATCTACCTGACAAAAGAGTTCCTGGCCGGGGGTCCCGCTACCAAACACAGCTTGCAGCATCTGGATCGCTGTCTCACCTGCCGTGCCTGCGAGACCACATGCCCTTCCGGCGTGCGCTATGCGCGCCTGGCGGAAATAGGCCGCGAATACATGGAAGCGGAAATCGGTCGCCCGGCGCTGGAGCGCCTCAAGCGCCGGGCACTGCGCGCCATCGTCCCCTATCCCGAGCGTGTTCGTCTGCTGGTGCAGTTGGGCAACATATTCAAACCTCTGCTGCCCAAAGCGCTGGCGGAAAAAGTCCCGGCCTTGCCGCAGACCCTGCCGACTACAGCCCAGCCCATACTGCCCGCCACCCGCCGGGTCATCGCCCTCGGCGGCTGTGTGCAAAGCGTGGTGGCTCCGGCCACCGAGGCCGCTCTGGAACAGATTCTTGCCACCCTCGGCGTCGCCGTCGATGTGCCTGCCAGCGCTGGCTGCTGCGGAGCCCTCAGTCTGCATCTCAACGCCCATAGTGAGGCCCACAAATATATGCGCCGCAACATCGATGCCTGGTGGCCTCTGATCGAGGCAGGCAGCGAAGCCATTCTGGTCAGTGCCAGCGGCTGCGGCAGCATGGTCAAGGATTACGGCGAAGCGCTGCAACATGATCCCGACTACGCCGAAAAGGCCGCTCGTATTTCGGCCCTCGCCCGTGACCCCAGCGAATGGCTGGTCGGTTTCATGGATGAAATCCCTTTCATTCCCGAATACCGCGGCACCGTAGCCTTTCATGCCCCCTGCACATTGCAGCATGCGCAGCGCGTGCGAGGCGTGGTAGAACCATTACTACAGCGTGCCGGTTATCGCCTGACCGCCGTGCATGACCCCCATATCTGCTGCGGGTCTGCTGGCGCCTACGCTATCCTCCAGCCGGAATTATCCCGACAACTCCGCGGACAAAAGCTGGATGCGCTCCAGGCCGAGCAACCGGACTGTATCGCCACTGCCAACATCGGCTGCCAGATGCATCTACAGGGCGGCACGGATGTCCCCGTTAAACATTGGCTGGAACTGGTGTTGACGGCGCTGGATTACTCTGCTCATGAGCCACATGTTGTTCCATAA
- a CDS encoding ATP-binding protein, which translates to MLKSELLEIIANGENSGVEFKRDDLRPEQLAKETVALLNFQGGKLLLGVEDDGTISGIQRADLETWVMDTVFGRYVHPLALPFYEEVVFDDGKRVAVISLTQGTAKPYVVRNNNREEIFVRVGSTSRLATREQQARLFESGGMLHAEVLPVSGSNLEDLDQARLTDYLVNVAGDQMAPQSTEDWEQRLTGLGFMVDRPDGPAACTIAGLILFGRSPRRCLRYAGVRWMSFAGETKDYRAQDDTVLDGPLVALWEGRPGAGRNIVEDGLLERLIDRMRPFISEEGGEINEGLRRESSYRYPFDAIREALLNALVHRDWTRSIEVEVVNYSDRLEVTSPGALQNSMTIEKMLAGQRSPRNPIIVEIMRDYGYVDARGMGVRRKIVPLTRDFAGKDAEFELTDDYLRVVIPSR; encoded by the coding sequence ATGCTGAAATCTGAATTGCTCGAAATTATCGCCAATGGCGAGAACTCCGGCGTGGAGTTCAAGCGCGATGACCTGCGTCCGGAGCAACTGGCGAAGGAGACTGTGGCGCTGCTGAATTTCCAGGGCGGAAAGCTGCTATTGGGCGTGGAAGATGACGGAACCATCAGCGGCATCCAGCGCGCCGACTTGGAAACCTGGGTGATGGATACTGTATTTGGTCGATACGTGCATCCGCTGGCCCTACCGTTTTACGAAGAAGTGGTGTTCGACGATGGTAAGCGCGTGGCAGTTATTTCACTCACTCAGGGCACGGCCAAGCCCTATGTGGTGCGCAACAACAATCGCGAGGAAATTTTTGTCCGCGTCGGCAGCACATCTCGTCTGGCAACGAGGGAGCAGCAAGCCCGGCTCTTTGAAAGCGGTGGAATGCTGCACGCTGAGGTTTTGCCTGTATCCGGCAGCAACTTAGAAGATTTAGATCAGGCCCGCCTTACCGACTACCTGGTCAATGTCGCAGGCGACCAGATGGCGCCGCAGTCCACCGAAGACTGGGAACAGCGGCTGACCGGTTTGGGCTTCATGGTCGACCGCCCTGATGGCCCCGCTGCATGCACCATTGCTGGGTTGATACTTTTTGGGCGAAGCCCTCGCCGTTGCCTGCGCTACGCGGGAGTCCGCTGGATGTCCTTTGCTGGCGAAACAAAGGATTACCGGGCACAAGATGACACGGTGCTTGATGGCCCGTTGGTTGCCCTGTGGGAAGGCAGACCCGGTGCAGGGCGAAACATCGTGGAAGATGGACTTCTCGAACGCCTGATTGATCGAATGCGTCCGTTCATCTCCGAGGAGGGAGGCGAGATAAACGAGGGACTGCGCCGGGAGTCAAGCTACCGCTACCCCTTTGATGCAATCCGTGAAGCGCTTCTCAATGCGCTCGTTCACCGCGACTGGACGCGTTCGATTGAGGTTGAGGTAGTCAATTACTCCGACCGCCTAGAAGTGACCAGTCCTGGTGCATTACAGAACTCGATGACCATCGAAAAAATGCTGGCTGGGCAACGATCGCCACGTAACCCGATCATTGTGGAGATCATGCGCGACTATGGCTACGTGGATGCACGCGGTATGGGGGTTCGTCGCAAGATTGTTCCATTGACGCGCGACTTTGCCGGTAAAGATGCGGAATTTGAGTTGACTGATGACTACTTGCGTGTGGTGATCCCCTCCCGCTAA
- a CDS encoding zinc ribbon domain-containing protein, translated as MPIFDYHCCDCDADFELLVMSSTIPNCPQCGSQHLEKQLSRVATPGRSAGLMARGRVQAAKEGHLSNFSPAERKLR; from the coding sequence ATGCCTATCTTCGATTACCATTGTTGCGATTGCGACGCCGACTTTGAATTACTGGTCATGAGCTCAACCATTCCAAACTGCCCGCAATGTGGCAGTCAACACCTGGAAAAGCAGCTTTCGCGGGTGGCCACTCCCGGCCGCAGTGCTGGACTGATGGCGCGTGGTCGTGTGCAAGCGGCGAAAGAGGGGCACTTGAGCAATTTTTCGCCCGCCGAGCGCAAATTGCGCTGA
- the glcE gene encoding glycolate oxidase subunit GlcE, whose protein sequence is MVSCLSPNWSAFNIDQSQTLQAHVTEAHRLSRPLNIQGGGTKAFYGRATPENPLLDLSTHRGIIDYEPNELFITVRSGTPLQELEVQLAEANQMLAFEPPYFGSAATIGGTLACGLSGPRRPYAGSARDYVLGVRILNGQGEILRFGGQVMKNVAGYDVSRLMVGALGTLGVLLDVSLKVLPRPACTLSLVQESDPVTAIQRMNHWAGQPLPLSATAFYGERLYIRLCGTEGSLQAARSRIGGEVLAEVDADAFWTSLREQRHVFFQSDAPLWRLALPPATPPLPLAGQTLIEWGGSQRWLRSQRDAVFLRQLAAQYGGHGTLFRGGGGARAAEMFQPMAPAMLALQQRLKAAFDPRAILNPGRLYATL, encoded by the coding sequence ATGGTCAGCTGCCTTTCCCCGAACTGGAGCGCTTTTAACATCGACCAGAGCCAGACATTGCAGGCGCACGTAACCGAAGCGCACCGCCTGTCCCGGCCCCTGAATATCCAGGGGGGCGGGACCAAGGCCTTTTATGGCCGTGCGACGCCGGAAAACCCGCTCCTCGATCTCAGTACCCACCGCGGCATCATTGACTACGAACCCAACGAGCTTTTCATTACCGTGCGCTCGGGAACCCCCCTGCAGGAGTTGGAGGTGCAACTGGCGGAGGCTAACCAGATGCTGGCTTTCGAACCGCCTTATTTCGGTTCGGCGGCCACCATCGGTGGCACGCTCGCCTGCGGCCTCTCCGGGCCGCGCCGTCCCTATGCCGGATCGGCCCGCGACTATGTACTGGGCGTGCGCATTCTCAATGGGCAGGGAGAAATTCTACGCTTTGGCGGCCAGGTGATGAAAAATGTCGCCGGTTATGATGTGTCGCGGCTCATGGTAGGCGCCCTAGGCACCCTCGGGGTCCTGCTCGACGTTAGTCTCAAGGTGCTGCCGCGCCCGGCATGCACCCTGAGTTTGGTGCAGGAAAGCGATCCGGTTACGGCCATTCAGCGCATGAACCACTGGGCCGGTCAGCCTTTGCCCCTGTCGGCCACCGCTTTTTACGGAGAGCGTCTGTATATCCGCCTTTGCGGTACTGAGGGTAGCCTGCAGGCTGCGCGCAGCCGGATCGGCGGCGAGGTTCTGGCGGAGGTTGATGCGGATGCCTTTTGGACTTCACTACGTGAGCAACGCCATGTGTTTTTTCAGAGTGACGCACCCTTGTGGCGGCTGGCGCTTCCCCCCGCGACCCCGCCCCTGCCGCTTGCCGGTCAGACTCTGATCGAGTGGGGCGGCAGCCAGCGCTGGCTGCGCAGCCAGCGCGATGCGGTGTTTCTGCGGCAACTGGCCGCGCAGTATGGCGGTCACGGCACGCTTTTCCGTGGCGGCGGCGGCGCACGCGCGGCGGAAATGTTTCAGCCCATGGCGCCGGCCATGCTGGCGCTGCAGCAGCGTCTCAAGGCCGCCTTTGACCCCCGCGCCATCCTTAACCCCGGCCGTTTGTACGCCACGCTCTGA
- a CDS encoding extracellular solute-binding protein, with translation MKHRQHKSSLALIIAASLLGLSPQAMAKDLHVAYAGSMGAVMDLHLGPAFAKAHNVQYQGEGQGAYGLAQLIAAHKLRTDVFVSITPGPIEVLIKAGLVKEAYPVAGTAMCIAYSPDSPYAKDFKEAAEGKVPWYEILQKPGVVFGRTDPKTDPQGQNIVFTFMLAEKYYHQPDLVNKVLGPVENPQQIFTETSLLSRLKSGQIAASSGYLSAVKSLHLPYITLPDQINLSNPAMVKDWYSKVHFTLNVDGKPKTVHTQPLVFYAAVPVDAPDPQLGMAFIHFMTSPQGQAMFKETGYNPPKGDMLK, from the coding sequence ATGAAACACCGTCAGCATAAAAGTTCACTTGCATTGATCATCGCCGCGAGCCTGCTGGGTTTATCGCCCCAGGCCATGGCCAAAGACCTGCATGTCGCTTACGCAGGCTCCATGGGTGCGGTCATGGACCTGCATCTCGGACCGGCCTTCGCCAAAGCCCATAACGTGCAATATCAGGGGGAGGGCCAGGGCGCTTACGGCCTCGCCCAGCTCATCGCCGCCCACAAACTGCGCACCGACGTTTTTGTCTCCATCACCCCCGGCCCCATCGAGGTGCTGATCAAGGCCGGTCTGGTCAAGGAGGCCTACCCGGTCGCCGGTACTGCCATGTGCATCGCTTATAGTCCCGACAGCCCCTACGCCAAAGACTTTAAGGAAGCCGCAGAAGGCAAAGTACCCTGGTATGAAATCCTGCAGAAGCCGGGGGTAGTCTTCGGCCGCACAGATCCCAAAACCGATCCCCAAGGGCAAAATATCGTCTTTACCTTCATGCTGGCTGAAAAGTATTATCACCAACCGGATCTGGTGAACAAAGTCCTCGGACCGGTCGAGAACCCCCAGCAAATATTCACGGAGACATCCTTACTTTCCCGCCTCAAGAGTGGCCAGATCGCCGCCTCATCGGGTTATCTCAGCGCGGTAAAATCCCTGCATCTGCCTTATATCACCCTGCCCGATCAGATCAATCTCAGCAATCCGGCCATGGTCAAAGACTGGTACAGCAAAGTCCACTTCACCCTGAATGTGGACGGCAAACCCAAGACCGTGCATACCCAGCCCCTGGTCTTCTATGCTGCGGTACCCGTCGACGCGCCCGACCCCCAACTGGGCATGGCCTTTATCCACTTCATGACCAGCCCCCAGGGTCAGGCTATGTTCAAAGAGACCGGCTACAACCCGCCCAAGGGTGACATGTTGAAATAA
- a CDS encoding OprD family outer membrane porin yields MQKNILHLITAASLIGAFNASAQAETLSQFFAKSHIDGQIRSYYFSRFYGTPNTVNAYAYSLAGRINIVTARFLSGFRVGVSFYTANALGTQPSNPARIDKTLMGTGPSVNALGQAYLEYQDKWVTVKAGNQLVDTPWLNRVGGRVIPATYQGVTLEAHPLSRLQFSALRIFRWKDRTTGQFYRDNLYYPGHYEGDSLYGGPNVLPAGTPPTNGALAFGVQYHVFHTETAAWFYQFDEFANMFYWSGHYALPTAFVLKPFVDAQFTRGWGAGEAFARTDTTLFGQPGQGVNSTNWGVKAGFQFPNGSLWWGYDATLHHAHALGGGAIISPYTVGYTADPLYVDSMIQGLVGVGPGHGWRVRAAYWVWHKQVQLTAGFSQFTTYFLGNSNWTHFNVSYFPQGMFKGLCLRDQVEVGNGGAAGLFPGSGQHSFVYNRVMMIYQF; encoded by the coding sequence ATGCAGAAAAATATCCTTCACCTGATAACAGCAGCCAGTTTGATTGGCGCCTTCAACGCCAGCGCCCAAGCCGAAACCCTGTCCCAGTTTTTTGCCAAAAGCCACATTGACGGACAAATCCGTTCCTATTACTTCAGTCGCTTCTACGGCACGCCCAACACCGTCAATGCTTATGCCTACTCCCTGGCCGGACGCATCAATATCGTCACCGCACGCTTCCTCTCGGGCTTCCGGGTTGGCGTCAGTTTTTACACCGCCAATGCACTCGGCACGCAACCCAGCAATCCGGCACGGATCGACAAAACCCTCATGGGTACCGGCCCCTCCGTCAATGCGCTTGGTCAGGCCTATCTGGAATATCAGGACAAATGGGTCACCGTCAAGGCAGGCAATCAGTTGGTGGATACCCCCTGGCTGAACCGGGTCGGTGGACGGGTGATTCCCGCCACCTATCAGGGGGTAACCCTGGAGGCCCATCCCCTCAGCCGCCTGCAATTCAGCGCGCTGCGGATTTTCCGCTGGAAAGACCGCACCACCGGCCAGTTCTACCGGGATAACCTCTATTATCCCGGCCACTATGAGGGTGACTCCCTCTATGGCGGACCCAACGTGCTGCCTGCTGGTACTCCGCCTACCAACGGGGCGCTCGCCTTTGGCGTCCAATATCACGTGTTTCATACCGAAACTGCTGCCTGGTTTTACCAGTTCGACGAGTTCGCCAACATGTTCTACTGGAGCGGCCACTACGCCCTGCCCACCGCCTTCGTCCTCAAGCCCTTTGTGGATGCGCAGTTCACCAGGGGATGGGGTGCCGGCGAGGCCTTTGCGCGTACCGATACCACCCTCTTTGGTCAGCCAGGACAGGGGGTGAACAGCACCAACTGGGGTGTAAAAGCGGGTTTCCAGTTTCCCAACGGCAGTCTCTGGTGGGGTTATGATGCGACCCTACACCATGCACATGCCCTGGGTGGCGGTGCCATCATCTCGCCCTATACCGTCGGTTATACGGCCGATCCGCTCTATGTGGATTCCATGATTCAGGGCCTGGTGGGCGTCGGCCCCGGCCACGGCTGGCGGGTGCGTGCGGCTTACTGGGTCTGGCATAAACAGGTGCAACTGACGGCCGGCTTCTCCCAATTCACTACCTATTTCTTGGGAAACAGCAACTGGACCCACTTTAACGTGAGTTATTTTCCGCAGGGCATGTTCAAGGGGTTGTGCCTGCGTGATCAGGTGGAAGTCGGCAATGGCGGTGCGGCCGGGCTGTTTCCTGGATCAGGGCAGCATTCCTTTGTGTACAACCGGGTAATGATGATTTACCAATTTTAG